A single region of the Pontimicrobium sp. SW4 genome encodes:
- the brnQ gene encoding branched-chain amino acid transport system II carrier protein → MNNRKTIFIIGFALFASFFGAGNLILPPQLGFNSGPDWWLVTLGFVTSATVIPLLALFGHARLQGTMLDFGKKVSPLFSLVFCLCVYAIAIALPIPRTAAVTHEMAIQPFFNTSSLLTSSLYFGLAFFFIMKRNSILSILGKFLTPLIVLILLAIIIIGLFTSPESMNASVIESPAIVAGLLEGYQTYDALGGILIGGVVIISLNLEGGISFEDKKVIIAKSGLVAASGLFIIYAGMIAVGALHNNEFEPSITRPELLKGLSLKTLGNIGNLFLSVLISLACFTTAVSVIVGTADFFKGLFKESQLAYTITAIIACLLGVLVGQFDVHYIIVVALPALMFIYPLTIVLILLNVIPQKYATKLVFKTVVLVTFIFSIPDFLGFLIEANWLENIKGVIPFAKQNLGWVLPALVTFVIVNLIKNLLNNEALNNS, encoded by the coding sequence ATGAATAATAGGAAAACAATCTTTATAATAGGTTTTGCATTATTTGCAAGTTTTTTTGGAGCAGGAAATTTAATATTACCTCCACAGCTAGGTTTTAATTCTGGACCAGATTGGTGGTTGGTAACACTCGGATTTGTGACCTCTGCAACAGTTATTCCGTTATTGGCTTTGTTTGGTCATGCAAGACTGCAAGGAACTATGTTAGATTTTGGTAAAAAAGTATCACCATTATTTAGTTTGGTGTTTTGTTTATGTGTTTATGCAATTGCAATTGCATTACCAATTCCTAGAACAGCTGCGGTAACTCACGAAATGGCAATCCAACCTTTTTTTAATACCTCTTCACTTTTAACTAGTAGTTTATATTTTGGTCTAGCGTTTTTCTTTATTATGAAAAGGAATAGTATATTGAGCATACTTGGTAAATTTTTAACTCCTTTAATTGTACTTATTCTTTTAGCTATCATAATTATTGGTCTTTTTACGTCACCAGAAAGTATGAATGCTTCGGTTATAGAATCACCAGCTATAGTAGCTGGATTATTGGAAGGGTATCAAACCTATGATGCTCTTGGTGGCATATTAATTGGGGGTGTTGTTATTATTTCACTTAATCTTGAAGGAGGGATTTCTTTTGAAGATAAAAAAGTGATTATTGCAAAATCTGGATTGGTTGCAGCTTCTGGGTTATTTATAATATACGCAGGAATGATAGCTGTTGGTGCTTTGCATAACAATGAGTTTGAACCTTCAATTACCAGACCAGAGTTGCTTAAAGGCTTGAGTCTAAAAACCCTTGGAAATATTGGCAATTTGTTTTTGAGTGTGCTTATTTCGTTAGCCTGTTTTACTACAGCCGTAAGTGTTATTGTTGGTACGGCCGATTTTTTTAAAGGCTTATTTAAAGAATCTCAATTAGCTTATACAATTACAGCTATTATAGCTTGTTTATTAGGTGTTTTGGTTGGACAGTTTGATGTACATTATATTATTGTTGTGGCGTTACCAGCTTTAATGTTTATTTACCCTTTAACGATTGTACTTATTTTATTAAATGTGATACCACAGAAATATGCAACTAAACTAGTGTTTAAGACAGTTGTTTTAGTAACCTTTATTTTTAGTATTCCTGACTTTTTAGGCTTTTTAATAGAAGCCAATTGGTTAGAAAACATCAAGGGAGTAATACCTTTTGCAAAGCAAAATTTAGGTTGGGTGCTTCCAGCATTAGTTACCTTCGTTATAGTTAATTTAATTAAAAACCTCTTAAACAACGAGGCACTTAATAACAGCTAA
- a CDS encoding nuclear transport factor 2 family protein produces the protein MKQILLSTTVVLAMGLTSCNGQQKQNIETKKEEKMEISNKEKVVALLKSIETGAQEPVGYINPDKYIQHNLGVEDGLAGFGALLQQLPPNSAKVNTVRAFQDGDLVFAQTDYNFFGPKIGFDIFRFEDGKIVEHWDNLQEKPETPNPSGHTMADGITEITDLDKTKENKTLVENFVNDILVNGKMEKLAGYFDDDNYIQHNPQIADGLSGLGKALEYMASQGITMKYDKVHTVMGEGNFVLVVSEGSFADKHTSFYDLFRVENGKIAEHWDVIETIIPKSEWKNDNGKF, from the coding sequence ATGAAACAGATACTATTAAGTACAACAGTAGTTTTAGCAATGGGCTTGACTTCTTGCAACGGACAACAAAAACAAAACATAGAAACTAAAAAAGAAGAAAAAATGGAAATCTCAAACAAAGAAAAAGTAGTTGCTCTTTTAAAAAGCATAGAAACAGGAGCTCAAGAACCAGTTGGATACATTAATCCAGACAAGTACATTCAACACAATCTTGGAGTTGAGGACGGACTTGCAGGATTTGGAGCATTGTTGCAACAACTTCCACCGAATTCAGCAAAAGTAAATACTGTAAGAGCATTTCAAGATGGAGATTTGGTTTTTGCCCAAACCGATTACAATTTTTTCGGACCAAAAATAGGTTTTGACATTTTCCGTTTTGAAGATGGTAAAATTGTAGAGCATTGGGACAATCTGCAAGAAAAACCAGAAACCCCAAACCCGAGTGGACACACAATGGCTGACGGAATAACCGAAATTACAGATTTGGACAAGACCAAAGAAAACAAAACGTTGGTAGAAAACTTTGTGAACGATATTTTGGTAAATGGAAAAATGGAAAAATTAGCAGGATATTTTGATGACGACAATTACATTCAGCACAATCCGCAAATTGCAGACGGACTATCAGGGCTTGGAAAAGCATTGGAATATATGGCTTCACAAGGTATTACAATGAAATACGATAAAGTTCATACAGTAATGGGAGAAGGAAATTTTGTATTGGTAGTAAGCGAAGGTTCATTTGCAGACAAACACACTTCATTTTATGACCTTTTCAGAGTTGAAAATGGAAAAATTGCAGAGCATTGGGATGTCATTGAGACCATCATACCCAAAAGTGAATGGAAAAACGATAACGGAAAATTCTGA
- a CDS encoding helix-turn-helix domain-containing protein: MKDKIQKYDFKEGLPQEFEIIDFDFLFNEFSEEIQKPHRAEFYQIFWFQEGLPTHNVDFNPISINRNSLLFINKNSVQIFDTKTKFKGKAILFTDNFYCKTRLDTQFLKGTILFNDLLSVAQINISDSIIETIFKQLETETENLKDEYQTDIIRNNLRNLLLHSERERKKQGFVPLDKDTNLEFALTFKDLLENNFIQHKNVGFYANKMNISPKRLNQTTSKIFGKSPKNIIDDRVLLECKRLLAHTSDSVKEISYSLGFEEPTNFIKYFKKHTGVTPISFSEKYI, encoded by the coding sequence GTGAAAGATAAAATTCAAAAATATGACTTCAAAGAAGGGCTTCCGCAGGAGTTTGAAATCATAGACTTTGATTTCCTTTTTAACGAATTTTCTGAAGAAATACAAAAACCTCACAGAGCGGAATTTTATCAAATATTTTGGTTTCAAGAAGGTTTACCAACTCACAATGTGGATTTTAACCCCATAAGTATCAATCGCAATTCTTTATTGTTTATCAATAAAAACAGCGTTCAAATTTTTGACACCAAAACAAAATTTAAAGGAAAAGCCATTCTGTTTACCGACAATTTTTACTGCAAAACAAGGTTGGATACTCAATTTTTAAAAGGCACAATTCTCTTTAATGATTTGCTTTCTGTTGCTCAAATCAATATTTCAGATTCGATTATCGAGACAATATTTAAGCAACTTGAAACCGAAACAGAAAATCTAAAAGATGAATATCAAACTGACATTATTAGAAATAACTTGCGGAATCTCTTGTTGCATTCTGAAAGGGAAAGAAAAAAACAAGGTTTTGTCCCATTAGACAAAGACACGAATTTAGAATTTGCCTTGACTTTCAAAGATCTTTTGGAAAACAATTTTATCCAACATAAAAATGTAGGTTTTTACGCAAACAAAATGAATATTTCTCCAAAAAGGTTAAATCAAACGACTTCAAAGATATTTGGGAAATCGCCTAAAAATATCATAGATGATAGAGTTTTGCTTGAATGCAAGCGATTGTTGGCTCATACCAGCGATAGCGTTAAAGAAATATCCTATTCATTGGGGTTTGAAGAACCAACCAACTTTATCAAATACTTTAAGAAACACACAGGGGTAACACCAATTTCCTTTAGCGAAAAATACATTTAG
- a CDS encoding serine hydrolase domain-containing protein, translating to MNSSIKALIIAFITLLTLNSFSQSTNKELFNRIDTYLESSVTNGFSGVVLVSKKGEIILSKGYGWADRKNKIPNSPSTVFNIGSVTKQFTASAILKLVEQGRIKASDKIGSYFNQAPIDKRDISIHQLLTHTSGISNRTGGFRYNEASKEQFLKDFFESELQSKPGTKYQYANANYIILTAIIESVSGQTYGSFLNDYLFVPSQMKSTGYKSINFGTERLAHGYYYNRNDEQWADWGTTQQHLPYNDKHWYSIGKGDIHSTIEDLYKWHIALKNNVVLASETRLVQETPYVAENDKMTSFYGYGWAISQSNRDTKIVAHNGSNGLYFADFVRFIDDDVVVIYITNVFLGSESENVAREIGKMIFDSNYNKTPISKNIYELIHEFMKTNPSSNAEKLPAYLNKNLNYDFSNHAILNQLGYSRLKKEDKPDWALELFKLNVKLFPEDGNLWDSLGEAYLKYDKKEEALKSYTKAVELGSESSKKTLNELLKKD from the coding sequence ATGAATTCATCTATTAAAGCACTAATTATCGCTTTCATAACCCTTTTAACACTAAATTCTTTTTCTCAAAGCACAAATAAAGAACTATTTAATAGAATTGACACTTATTTGGAATCAAGCGTAACGAATGGCTTTTCTGGAGTTGTTTTAGTTTCTAAAAAAGGAGAAATTATTTTATCTAAAGGATATGGATGGGCTGATAGGAAAAATAAAATACCTAATTCACCATCAACCGTTTTTAATATTGGTTCTGTAACAAAACAATTTACAGCATCGGCTATTTTAAAACTCGTAGAGCAAGGAAGGATAAAAGCATCTGATAAAATAGGTTCATATTTTAATCAGGCACCTATAGACAAAAGGGATATTAGTATTCATCAATTATTAACTCATACTTCAGGAATTTCTAATAGAACTGGAGGATTCAGATACAATGAAGCAAGTAAAGAACAGTTTTTAAAAGATTTTTTTGAATCAGAATTACAATCTAAACCTGGTACAAAGTACCAATATGCAAATGCCAACTATATTATACTTACTGCAATAATAGAATCTGTTTCAGGACAAACGTATGGTTCTTTTCTAAATGATTATTTGTTTGTGCCTTCTCAAATGAAAAGTACAGGATATAAGAGTATCAATTTTGGCACAGAAAGATTAGCACATGGCTATTACTATAACAGAAATGATGAGCAATGGGCAGATTGGGGAACAACCCAACAGCACCTACCTTACAATGATAAACATTGGTATAGTATAGGTAAAGGTGACATTCATTCCACAATTGAAGATTTATATAAATGGCATATTGCTTTAAAAAACAATGTAGTTTTAGCATCAGAAACAAGACTAGTTCAAGAAACACCGTATGTAGCCGAAAATGATAAAATGACATCTTTTTATGGATATGGTTGGGCAATATCTCAAAGTAATAGAGACACTAAAATCGTTGCTCATAATGGTAGTAATGGGCTGTATTTTGCAGATTTTGTTAGATTTATAGATGATGATGTGGTTGTTATATATATAACAAATGTGTTTTTAGGAAGTGAATCAGAAAACGTTGCCCGAGAAATAGGTAAAATGATTTTTGATTCAAATTATAACAAAACACCAATTTCCAAGAACATTTATGAGTTAATTCATGAATTTATGAAAACGAATCCATCTTCAAATGCAGAAAAATTACCCGCTTATTTAAACAAGAATCTTAATTACGATTTTAGTAATCATGCAATTCTTAACCAACTAGGATATAGCAGATTAAAAAAAGAGGACAAACCTGATTGGGCGTTAGAATTATTTAAACTTAATGTGAAGTTATTCCCTGAAGATGGCAATTTATGGGATTCACTTGGTGAAGCTTACTTAAAATACGACAAAAAAGAAGAAGCCTTGAAGAGTTACACAAAAGCAGTGGAATTAGGTAGTGAAAGCTCAAAGAAAACATTGAATGAGTTGTTAAAAAAAGACTAG
- a CDS encoding TIR domain-containing protein → MKKIFISYSWGNKEHQDWIVNLGKRLMTDTVDVILDRWSLKDGHDIHSFMEEMVKSKDIFRVLIICDKKYSEKADDREGGVGTETQIISPNLYSNEKQEKFIPIVLERDEDGKAYLPVYLSSRKYIDFSQEEDYEDSYEELLRNILEAPSIPKPKLGTKPPTYITENKVDLSETNSKIRTIENQIKKNQTFNQKYGSDFLDSFLDKLWDFNLANSPNDIKGFGEMLTETLKNYKPLREDFIKFIDLLTSNKTGFSSEIVIEFFENKPMYLKPRDERSSWSGNEFDTFKIIFQELFIYTIAVGIKNKDYDFISELLHSKYFIKDPYRNNQEPSSFPFLYEYHQNLENYINQTFNKITGFGHYIITNLSDQINKQVLIFSDTLCYCISYLETTNHYDRWFPNTYLYGERNGGFNFFDKMSSQKHFEKIKTIFDVKNESELKEKLIKNKENSGDRIRYGNGGFNPVPFVYELIDPEKISIYR, encoded by the coding sequence ATGAAAAAAATTTTTATATCATATAGTTGGGGAAATAAAGAACATCAAGATTGGATAGTTAATCTTGGAAAAAGATTAATGACAGATACCGTAGATGTTATTTTAGATAGATGGAGCTTAAAAGACGGACACGATATTCATAGTTTTATGGAAGAAATGGTGAAGTCAAAAGATATCTTCAGAGTATTAATAATCTGTGACAAAAAATACTCTGAAAAAGCTGATGATAGAGAAGGTGGTGTCGGAACTGAAACACAAATAATAAGTCCTAATTTATATTCTAACGAAAAGCAGGAAAAATTTATTCCAATTGTTCTTGAGAGAGATGAAGATGGAAAAGCATATTTGCCAGTTTATTTGTCAAGTAGAAAATATATTGATTTTTCACAAGAAGAAGATTATGAAGATAGCTATGAAGAATTATTAAGAAATATTTTAGAAGCACCTTCAATACCAAAACCTAAACTTGGAACAAAACCACCGACTTATATAACTGAAAATAAAGTTGATTTATCAGAAACTAATAGTAAAATTAGAACTATTGAGAATCAAATCAAGAAGAACCAAACTTTCAATCAAAAATATGGGTCAGATTTTCTAGATTCTTTTTTAGATAAATTATGGGATTTTAATCTTGCAAATTCACCTAATGACATTAAGGGTTTTGGAGAAATGCTAACGGAGACATTGAAGAATTATAAACCATTAAGAGAGGATTTCATAAAATTCATTGACTTATTAACGTCAAATAAAACGGGTTTTTCAAGTGAAATTGTCATCGAATTCTTTGAAAACAAACCAATGTATCTAAAACCAAGAGATGAAAGAAGTAGCTGGTCAGGTAATGAATTTGATACTTTTAAAATAATCTTCCAAGAATTGTTTATTTATACAATTGCAGTTGGTATAAAAAACAAAGATTATGATTTCATATCGGAATTACTTCATTCTAAATATTTTATTAAAGACCCATATAGAAATAATCAAGAACCGAGCAGCTTTCCATTTTTATATGAATACCATCAAAATTTAGAAAATTATATCAATCAAACATTTAATAAAATTACTGGTTTTGGACATTATATAATCACAAATCTATCTGACCAAATAAATAAACAAGTATTAATATTTTCAGATACTTTATGTTATTGTATTAGCTATTTAGAAACAACTAACCATTACGACCGTTGGTTTCCAAACACTTATTTATATGGAGAAAGAAACGGTGGATTTAATTTTTTTGACAAGATGTCTTCTCAAAAACATTTCGAAAAGATAAAAACTATTTTTGATGTTAAAAATGAGAGTGAATTAAAAGAGAAACTTATAAAGAATAAAGAAAATTCTGGTGATAGAATTAGATATGGAAATGGAGGATTTAACCCTGTTCCATTTGTCTACGAACTAATTGACCCAGAAAAAATATCCATTTACAGATAG
- a CDS encoding GNAT family N-acetyltransferase — translation MHSTLRDATTPYTNRCVSLKSHQIMNIKIRNAELEDLAELQNLFSDTIMETCQNEYSLNQRKVWSNAVKKTEKWNKSLKEEFFIVAENDGMIVGFSSLKNENYLNLMYIHKDFTRKGIASRLYENIKTKSIEYGTKKLSADVSKTARPFFEKLGFRVLKENKNIVDNEIVINYNMSE, via the coding sequence GTGCATAGCACCCTGCGGGATGCTACGACACCATACACAAACCGTTGTGTTTCATTAAAAAGTCATCAAATAATGAATATTAAAATTCGAAATGCTGAACTTGAAGACCTAGCTGAACTTCAAAATCTATTCTCGGATACAATCATGGAAACTTGCCAAAATGAATATTCATTAAATCAAAGAAAAGTATGGAGTAACGCTGTGAAAAAAACAGAAAAATGGAATAAATCTTTAAAAGAAGAATTTTTCATAGTGGCGGAAAATGATGGAATGATTGTAGGGTTCAGTTCTCTTAAAAATGAAAATTATTTGAATTTAATGTATATACATAAGGACTTTACTCGGAAAGGAATTGCAAGTAGACTTTATGAAAACATTAAAACAAAATCTATTGAATATGGAACTAAAAAACTGAGTGCCGACGTCAGTAAAACTGCTAGACCATTTTTTGAAAAATTAGGATTTAGAGTTTTAAAAGAAAATAAAAATATTGTAGACAACGAAATTGTGATTAATTACAATATGTCTGAATGA
- a CDS encoding helix-turn-helix transcriptional regulator, producing the protein MNKEIYNRIKAVLAEQGKTNNWLADQLEMNRTTVSKWCRNEMQPRVETLFQIANVLEIDVRELLVSTKE; encoded by the coding sequence ATGAATAAAGAAATTTATAATCGTATAAAGGCAGTTTTAGCGGAACAAGGAAAAACCAATAATTGGCTAGCTGACCAATTGGAAATGAACCGAACTACTGTTTCCAAATGGTGCAGAAACGAAATGCAACCAAGGGTTGAAACTTTGTTTCAGATTGCTAATGTTCTGGAAATTGATGTTCGAGAACTTCTTGTTTCAACTAAAGAATAA
- a CDS encoding site-specific integrase: MSRLPILTLSKVIHRKQNQILISFKHNWSLINVVKHLPNAKWSTTLKSWYIKNNSENLKQIYSIFKGHAYIDNRLLFDKKTDIKAKFPNKRKRHLTQQNKDILNNFYRYLIGKRYSKSTVLTYSFFIADFIEFHNNKALKHLTVKDVEMFIEMVFIKRKYSISTQRQFISAVKQFIVFYPKTGISDLALTRPTKSKLLPTVLSQEEMITIIQCTKNLKHRAILALIYSTGLRIGELLHLKLANIQIHRKQLFIHQAKGRKDRYVTLADSFMPLLQNYLMTYKPKVYFVEGAIGKPYSASSVRKFLSRSCKAANIDRRITPHTLRHSYATHLLESGVGLRHIQELLGHVKPETTMIYTHVARKDLLDIKSPLDYAIEQVTKTNKVEQKFLLSRE, from the coding sequence ATGAGTAGATTACCAATATTAACTCTTTCAAAAGTAATTCATAGAAAACAAAACCAAATTCTTATTAGTTTCAAACATAATTGGTCCTTAATAAATGTTGTAAAACATTTACCAAATGCTAAATGGAGTACCACATTAAAAAGTTGGTATATAAAAAATAATTCAGAAAATTTGAAACAGATTTATTCAATTTTTAAGGGTCATGCCTACATTGATAACCGTTTGCTGTTCGATAAAAAAACTGACATAAAAGCAAAATTTCCAAATAAGCGAAAAAGACATTTAACACAGCAAAACAAGGATATCCTAAATAATTTTTATAGGTATTTAATTGGCAAACGCTATAGTAAAAGTACAGTGCTTACCTATAGTTTTTTTATAGCTGATTTTATAGAGTTCCACAACAATAAAGCTTTAAAACATTTAACCGTTAAGGATGTTGAAATGTTTATTGAGATGGTATTTATTAAACGAAAATATTCTATTAGCACGCAGCGTCAATTTATTAGTGCAGTGAAACAGTTTATTGTTTTTTATCCCAAAACTGGCATTAGTGATTTAGCACTAACTAGACCAACTAAATCTAAACTTCTACCTACTGTACTCTCACAAGAGGAAATGATTACCATAATACAATGCACTAAAAATTTAAAACATAGAGCGATATTAGCACTTATTTATTCAACTGGATTACGTATTGGCGAATTGTTGCATTTGAAATTAGCTAATATTCAAATACATAGAAAACAGCTTTTTATTCATCAAGCAAAAGGACGAAAAGATAGATATGTCACCCTTGCCGATAGTTTTATGCCTTTATTGCAAAATTATTTAATGACTTATAAGCCTAAAGTTTATTTTGTTGAAGGTGCTATTGGCAAACCATATTCAGCAAGTAGTGTTAGAAAGTTTTTATCGCGATCATGTAAAGCCGCTAATATTGATAGGCGTATTACTCCACATACGTTAAGACACAGCTATGCGACACATTTACTTGAGAGTGGTGTTGGTCTAAGACATATACAAGAATTACTTGGTCATGTAAAGCCCGAAACAACAATGATTTACACCCATGTAGCACGTAAAGATTTATTAGATATAAAAAGCCCATTGGATTATGCTATAGAGCAAGTAACAAAAACCAATAAAGTGGAACAAAAGTTCCTATTATCCCGAGAATAA
- a CDS encoding aspartate kinase: MKVLKFGGTSVGSVENINNVKNIIDDGQSKIVVLSAMSGTTNALVSIANCIADGKSNKALDQINELHTHYFNTLENLLTNETYKEAAKEYVNSIFNFLVESTYSNYSTLLENKIIAQGELLSTYMFNSFLNQEGIKSTLLSALEFMRIDKTKEPDFFYIKQHFNTVFNNANTATIYVTQGFICIDEHGNISNLQRGGSDYTATILGAVTKAEEVQIWTDIDGMHNNDPRYVEHTQPIKNLSYDEAAELAYFGAKILHPQTVTPVRIDNIPVRLKNTMNPLAQGTLITNNNSKSGIKAIAAKDNITAIKIKSGRMLQAHGFLKKVFEIFEAFETSIDMITTSEVAVSLTIDDDSNLDNIITELEKIALIEVDRNQSIICLVGHSIVHHPKTFKLFQVLKDVNVRMISYGGSNNNISLLVPTSRKKDTLEKLQNYIFKLIA, from the coding sequence ATGAAAGTTTTAAAATTTGGAGGTACCTCTGTTGGATCTGTAGAAAACATAAACAACGTTAAGAATATTATTGATGATGGACAAAGTAAAATTGTCGTTCTATCCGCAATGTCAGGTACAACAAACGCTTTAGTCTCTATTGCTAATTGTATTGCAGATGGTAAATCCAATAAAGCATTAGATCAAATAAATGAATTGCATACCCATTACTTTAATACGTTAGAGAACTTACTTACAAATGAAACCTATAAAGAAGCTGCAAAAGAATATGTTAACTCTATTTTTAATTTTCTAGTAGAATCTACTTACTCAAACTATTCTACTTTGTTAGAAAATAAAATTATTGCCCAAGGTGAATTGTTATCCACATATATGTTTAATAGCTTTTTAAATCAAGAAGGTATTAAATCTACTTTACTTTCAGCTTTAGAATTTATGAGAATAGATAAAACAAAAGAGCCAGATTTTTTCTATATAAAGCAGCATTTTAATACGGTATTTAATAACGCTAATACAGCTACTATATATGTAACTCAAGGTTTTATTTGTATAGATGAACACGGAAACATTTCAAATTTGCAACGTGGAGGGAGCGATTATACAGCTACTATTCTAGGTGCAGTTACAAAGGCTGAAGAAGTTCAAATATGGACAGATATTGATGGGATGCATAATAACGACCCTAGATATGTAGAGCACACACAGCCAATTAAAAACTTGTCTTATGATGAAGCAGCAGAATTAGCATATTTTGGAGCAAAAATATTACATCCTCAAACTGTAACACCAGTTAGAATTGATAATATTCCTGTGCGATTAAAAAACACAATGAATCCGTTAGCTCAAGGAACTTTAATCACTAATAACAATTCAAAAAGCGGAATTAAAGCAATTGCTGCGAAAGACAATATAACAGCAATAAAAATTAAATCTGGTAGAATGCTACAGGCTCATGGTTTCTTAAAAAAAGTTTTCGAGATTTTCGAGGCATTTGAAACATCTATAGATATGATTACCACATCTGAAGTTGCAGTGTCCTTGACTATTGATGATGATTCTAATCTTGACAATATTATAACTGAATTAGAAAAAATTGCATTAATTGAGGTAGACAGAAATCAAAGTATTATATGTTTGGTTGGACACTCAATTGTACATCATCCAAAAACATTTAAATTATTTCAAGTTTTAAAAGATGTAAATGTAAGAATGATTTCTTACGGAGGAAGTAATAATAATATATCTCTACTAGTTCCGACCTCTAGGAAAAAGGATACTTTAGAGAAATTACAGAACTATATTTTTAAGCTTATAGCTTAG
- the gldD gene encoding gliding motility lipoprotein GldD, which translates to MRNIFLLVLTVCCISCGNDPIPKPKAFLRLEYPAHQYIPIESELPFAFEKNMFARDISNIKVSPDEKSYSLDISYPSLKGTIYITYKEIINKNLEPYLIDAQNITQKHSQRADEIIEQPFLDPMNKVYGMFYEVGGNAASQSQFYVTDSINHFVTGSLYFYAKPNYDSILPAADYLKKDIQHIMETIRWKE; encoded by the coding sequence ATGAGAAATATCTTTTTATTAGTATTAACAGTGTGCTGCATTTCTTGTGGAAATGATCCAATTCCTAAACCAAAAGCGTTTTTACGATTAGAATATCCTGCGCATCAATATATACCAATTGAATCTGAGCTTCCTTTTGCTTTCGAAAAAAATATGTTTGCTAGAGATATTAGCAATATAAAAGTGTCTCCTGATGAAAAGTCTTATAGTTTAGACATTTCTTACCCTTCGTTAAAAGGCACTATTTATATTACCTACAAAGAGATTATTAATAAGAACCTAGAACCCTACTTAATAGATGCACAAAATATTACTCAAAAACATTCTCAAAGAGCCGATGAAATTATAGAACAACCTTTTTTAGACCCTATGAATAAAGTTTATGGGATGTTTTATGAAGTTGGTGGAAATGCAGCTTCACAATCACAGTTTTATGTAACTGATAGTATAAACCATTTCGTTACTGGGTCTTTATACTTTTATGCTAAACCAAATTACGATTCTATTCTTCCAGCGGCAGATTATTTAAAGAAAGATATTCAGCATATTATGGAGACTATTCGTTGGAAAGAATAA